One Candidatus Regiella endosymbiont of Tuberolachnus salignus genomic window, TTTTTTTTGTTTTTAAAGCGATCAATGAACCAAAATTAAAACATTGAAACCAAACGTCAGCATGTTCAAATCCTGCTTGATGCAAACGGGTTTTGTGATCTTTTATGGAATCACTCCGCAAAACATTTTCTAACATGCTACGTTTTTGACTAATCTCTAATTCGCTATAACCATTAGCACGTTTAAAATCATGATGCATATCAAATAAAAGCTCACTCACTTGAGGATCTTCAAAAGTAAATTTTTCGGATAAAACTAAAACACCACCAGGCATAAGACTTTGGTAAATAAGAGTTAATAAAGATAGGCGATCTTTAGGATTTATAAACTGTAAGGTGAGATTAAGCACTACCATCGAAGCATTTTTCAACCTGATATCCAAAATATCTTTTTCAAGCACCTCAACCCGGGTGTCGTCGCGAAAAGCATCCAAATGGTGGCGACAGCGCTCGACCATCGCCGGTGAAT contains:
- the cmoA gene encoding carboxy-S-adenosyl-L-methionine synthase CmoA, with protein sequence MKNINYSLNSNLSEHLSPPRTDNLFALPIAQLGDWTFDEKVAEVFPDMIQRSVPGYSNIITMIGMLARRFVQPHSHIYDLGCSLGAVSLSVRRNIQVPGCSIIAIDNSPAMVERCRHHLDAFRDDTRVEVLEKDILDIRLKNASMVVLNLTLQFINPKDRLSLLTLIYQSLMPGGVLVLSEKFTFEDPQVSELLFDMHHDFKRANGYSELEISQKRSMLENVLRSDSIKDHKTRLHQAGFEHADVWFQCFNFGSLIALKTKKIND